In Trichocoleus desertorum NBK24, the following are encoded in one genomic region:
- a CDS encoding aromatic ring-hydroxylating dioxygenase subunit alpha — MQSSTLCDLKAPIFNNSDVVAQGWYIICASRDLLVGRAKSFDLCDQKIVVYRGVDGNVRALDAYCPHLGTDLSLGRVDGNAIRCFFHHWAFDSTGQCQDIPCQDHIPARAKIQAYATDEKYGFIWVYPDRQAPEPVVEFDELKGKSLVVWHDKPLERHCHHHICMMNGIDAQHLRTVHKLNVEMELSLNHNTAGNVIDFTMRGEIPGKTWRETVLQRFLGKRYEYSMRYADGCMGLLTMMKNVRLVPPLHMIYAYTPIAPNKTRIQPIYVAEKRPGIWGWVMTRSLLFLTRLSYYFLRDEDGLIYDNIRFNPQVLLSIDAPLIKYMNYVNQLKPSLWSKCFSKQKSSEV, encoded by the coding sequence ATGCAATCTTCTACCTTGTGTGATCTCAAAGCCCCGATTTTTAACAATAGCGATGTCGTAGCTCAAGGATGGTATATCATCTGTGCGAGCCGTGACTTACTAGTGGGTCGAGCTAAATCGTTCGACCTGTGCGATCAGAAAATCGTTGTTTATCGGGGCGTAGATGGTAACGTTCGAGCTTTAGATGCCTATTGTCCTCACTTAGGCACTGATTTGAGCCTAGGACGAGTCGATGGCAATGCGATTCGTTGCTTTTTCCACCACTGGGCTTTTGATAGCACGGGACAATGTCAAGATATTCCCTGCCAAGATCACATTCCAGCTAGAGCCAAGATTCAGGCTTATGCGACCGATGAGAAATATGGCTTCATTTGGGTGTACCCCGACAGACAAGCCCCAGAGCCTGTCGTTGAGTTTGATGAGTTAAAAGGTAAATCTCTAGTAGTTTGGCATGACAAACCTTTGGAACGTCACTGTCATCATCACATCTGCATGATGAACGGCATTGATGCTCAACATTTGCGAACGGTTCACAAGCTCAATGTTGAGATGGAATTGTCTCTAAATCACAATACGGCAGGCAACGTAATTGATTTTACGATGCGGGGAGAGATTCCGGGTAAAACCTGGCGAGAAACAGTGCTTCAGAGATTTTTAGGTAAAAGGTATGAGTATTCCATGCGTTACGCCGATGGCTGCATGGGATTGCTAACCATGATGAAAAATGTGCGTTTGGTACCGCCGCTACATATGATTTACGCCTACACACCGATCGCACCCAATAAAACTCGTATTCAGCCAATCTATGTAGCAGAGAAGAGACCAGGAATCTGGGGTTGGGTGATGACGCGATCGCTTTTATTCCTCACTCGCCTGAGCTACTATTTTCTCCGTGATGAGGATGGTCTGATCTATGACAACATCCGCTTCAATCCACAAGTGCTTTTGAGTATTGATGCGCCGCTGATTAAGTATATGAACTATGTGAATCAACTCAAACCTTCTCTCTGGTCAAAGTGTTTCTCTAAGCAGAAATCATCCGAAGTTTAA
- a CDS encoding 2Fe-2S iron-sulfur cluster-binding protein → MNASCCVVRFPDTSYAPLSLEPHQPLAEQLTVQNSPVLFGCRTGICGTCLVTATGDLAPPSTAEQEILEMLAPKNPQARLACQLDVMGEISIAPLMEVI, encoded by the coding sequence ATGAATGCATCCTGTTGCGTAGTTCGTTTTCCAGATACAAGCTACGCACCCCTAAGTTTAGAACCTCACCAACCTTTAGCCGAGCAGCTTACAGTCCAGAATTCTCCCGTGCTGTTTGGTTGCCGTACAGGGATTTGTGGAACTTGTTTGGTCACAGCGACAGGAGATCTTGCTCCACCTAGTACAGCCGAGCAGGAAATCCTTGAGATGCTGGCCCCTAAGAATCCCCAGGCAAGACTGGCTTGCCAGCTAGATGTGATGGGAGAAATTTCGATCGCGCCTCTGATGGAGGTTATATGA
- a CDS encoding aromatic ring-hydroxylating dioxygenase subunit alpha produces MKFEDFWYVVAQSEQLKPNKVLSRTVLGEWLAVFRDENGEAVALRDRCMHRNSRLSSGQVCQGQVHCPYHGWVYDKNGTVVAVPAEGEDFKQLQARRVKHYETCEQDGYIYVRLNNKPSEEFEPFPMPHYQEPGWATVRVINRFRNNVTNCTENFIDIPHTASVHPGVFRTPRRQKLEMTVERQKGAVRAEYRNETTNLGWYAKFLNPKGGKIRHTDYFFMPNVTSVEYDMGPYRQLWITSQSVPETEDSTLVYTDVTYNYGIWNQLARPFIHWTAQHIIGQDVAALDLQREVIEKYGQKFANTPADTIHTFVESIRDRIAAGEDPRLLPDQSVQVTFWV; encoded by the coding sequence ATGAAGTTCGAGGATTTCTGGTATGTGGTGGCTCAAAGTGAGCAACTAAAACCCAATAAAGTTCTATCTCGGACTGTATTGGGAGAATGGCTGGCGGTTTTTCGGGACGAGAATGGTGAAGCTGTTGCTCTACGCGATCGCTGTATGCACCGCAATAGTCGGTTGTCCAGTGGTCAGGTATGTCAAGGACAGGTGCATTGCCCTTATCACGGTTGGGTGTATGACAAAAATGGAACCGTGGTGGCAGTGCCAGCAGAAGGAGAGGACTTTAAGCAGCTTCAAGCTCGACGGGTGAAGCATTACGAGACTTGTGAGCAGGATGGTTATATTTATGTACGCTTAAACAACAAACCGAGTGAAGAGTTTGAACCCTTCCCAATGCCCCACTACCAAGAACCTGGCTGGGCAACGGTACGAGTGATCAACCGCTTCCGCAATAATGTCACGAACTGTACTGAGAACTTTATCGATATCCCACATACCGCTTCCGTTCATCCTGGTGTTTTTCGTACGCCTCGCAGACAAAAGCTAGAGATGACTGTAGAGCGGCAGAAAGGAGCAGTGCGGGCAGAATATCGCAACGAAACCACGAATCTGGGTTGGTACGCCAAGTTTCTCAATCCCAAGGGCGGCAAGATTCGCCATACAGATTATTTCTTCATGCCCAATGTCACTAGCGTCGAGTATGACATGGGACCTTACCGCCAACTATGGATTACTAGCCAATCCGTTCCAGAAACAGAAGATTCCACTTTGGTCTATACCGATGTTACCTACAACTACGGCATTTGGAATCAGTTGGCGCGTCCCTTCATCCATTGGACGGCTCAACACATCATTGGTCAGGATGTAGCGGCGTTAGATTTACAACGAGAAGTAATTGAGAAATACGGCCAGAAATTTGCTAATACTCCGGCGGATACGATTCATACGTTCGTGGAGTCTATTCGCGATCGCATTGCTGCTGGCGAAGATCCCCGTCTGCTACCTGATCAATCGGTTCAAGTCACATTCTGGGTGTAG
- a CDS encoding sterol desaturase family protein, with amino-acid sequence MVIFAAFVTLLVLTVARDRRSNLLLQKNREDWLLDMAGLSVQGVVIPGLQLLLVYQLYQWLLPTWKGTLVLSPGLGFLLSFMLVDYLYYWNHRLLHHQRLWPWHQVHHTVTQMDVLGTSRNTLWSSFLILYLWIHPLFLLLLQNPTSYVLGVTLTAILDLWRHSAIAPTPQSLIYRWLSPWLVLPQDHAWHHAQIQGCNYGANLKLWDQLHGTYYECDRAPETLGTQVDLTLSQKLFWPF; translated from the coding sequence ATGGTAATCTTTGCTGCGTTTGTGACTTTGCTGGTGTTGACGGTAGCTCGCGATCGCCGATCTAATCTCCTCTTGCAGAAGAATCGAGAAGATTGGCTACTCGACATGGCAGGGTTATCAGTGCAAGGCGTAGTGATTCCTGGCCTACAACTACTATTGGTTTACCAACTGTATCAGTGGTTGTTGCCTACCTGGAAAGGGACTTTGGTGCTCTCTCCTGGGCTGGGATTCTTGCTCAGCTTTATGTTAGTAGATTATCTCTACTATTGGAATCATCGCCTGCTACACCATCAGCGTCTATGGCCTTGGCATCAAGTTCATCACACTGTTACCCAAATGGATGTGTTGGGCACCTCCCGCAATACTCTTTGGAGTAGCTTTTTGATTCTGTATCTGTGGATTCATCCCTTGTTTCTCTTGCTGTTACAGAATCCCACAAGCTATGTTTTGGGAGTTACTTTAACTGCCATTCTAGACTTATGGCGACATAGTGCGATCGCGCCTACTCCTCAAAGCTTAATATATCGCTGGCTCTCTCCTTGGCTGGTTTTGCCGCAAGACCATGCTTGGCATCATGCCCAAATTCAGGGCTGTAATTATGGGGCCAATTTGAAGCTGTGGGATCAACTGCACGGAACCTATTATGAGTGCGATCGTGCCCCGGAGACTTTAGGAACACAGGTGGATTTGACGTTATCTCAAAAGCTGTTTTGGCCTTTCTGA
- a CDS encoding acyl transferase: MDTSEVDLTPHPPSVAAKGELSPSQALKVERQGMTWLSTILACFPALVMFLAGGSFLSVCISPSIWTVLLLLFSLYGLPLLIYRIHARFYPVLEGISYLQGKVYSPWWGSHQIQAFYIAFPALETVLRLIPGLFSFWLRLWGSKVGTGVYWTPHLEIADRGLLEIGDRVIFGHQVGLYPHIIKPRKQDLMLYVKKIKIGDGVFLGAWNHIGPGVVVQSGTYIPVFTHVYPNQTIDSAKIQTLLAKQQSQPAKLE, encoded by the coding sequence ATGGACACTTCAGAAGTAGACCTAACCCCCCACCCCCCCTCTGTTGCAGCGAAGGGGGAGTTGAGCCCAAGTCAAGCATTGAAAGTAGAACGGCAGGGAATGACATGGCTGAGCACTATCTTGGCTTGTTTCCCAGCACTGGTGATGTTTCTAGCAGGAGGTTCGTTTCTATCGGTCTGTATCTCTCCTAGCATCTGGACTGTTTTATTGTTGCTATTTTCGCTGTATGGCTTACCCCTGCTGATTTACCGAATTCATGCTCGTTTTTATCCTGTATTGGAAGGTATTAGCTATCTACAAGGAAAAGTTTACTCTCCTTGGTGGGGGAGTCATCAGATCCAAGCGTTCTATATTGCCTTTCCAGCTTTAGAAACTGTGCTGCGCTTGATTCCCGGACTGTTCTCCTTTTGGTTGCGGTTATGGGGTTCCAAAGTAGGCACAGGTGTTTATTGGACCCCCCATCTAGAGATTGCCGATCGCGGATTGTTGGAGATAGGCGATCGCGTCATCTTCGGGCATCAGGTAGGTCTCTATCCACATATCATCAAACCGCGCAAGCAAGATTTGATGCTGTATGTCAAGAAGATCAAAATTGGCGATGGCGTATTTCTAGGGGCTTGGAATCATATTGGGCCTGGAGTTGTAGTTCAGTCAGGAACTTATATCCCTGTCTTTACCCATGTTTATCCCAACCAAACTATTGATTCAGCAAAAATTCAAACGCTGTTAGCGAAACAGCAGAGTCAGCCAGCAAAACTTGAGTAA
- a CDS encoding glycosyltransferase — protein MTHFGILCPPTTGHLNPILTLGRELQQRGHQVTLFNILDTEAKAKAAGINFWAIGKENFPLGVLGRFYDYLGTLRGLTAFQATLKFRQQVWATVVLQEAPAAIQAAGVEALLVDHVIVAGGAIAERLSLPFVSLCSALLMQPDNSVPPFFAGWPYDPAPWARLRNRFGHALLVQYWRMVHQPVNEYRQMWRLPLYNNPSDALSPLAQISHQPAEFEYPRQSLAPYFHFTGPFHSTVSRETVSFPFEQLTGQPLIYASMGTLRNRSHRVFEQIAAACAGLDAQLVIALGKGLSPEALTDLPGEPIVVGYAPQLELLQRATLAITHAGLNTALEALQAGVPMVALPVTDDQPGVAARIKWTGAGEVVPKSHLTTARLRAAVQRVLTHESYKQNAVRLQQAIAQAGGVTRAADIVERAIATGKPVLAQEFSQPKTELCVPSFNSLPSC, from the coding sequence ATGACTCATTTTGGTATCCTGTGTCCTCCTACCACTGGACATCTCAACCCAATCCTGACTCTAGGTCGAGAACTACAACAGCGGGGTCATCAGGTAACTCTTTTCAATATCCTTGATACAGAAGCAAAGGCGAAAGCAGCAGGCATTAATTTCTGGGCGATCGGCAAAGAGAACTTCCCTTTAGGGGTTTTGGGCAGATTCTACGATTATTTGGGCACCTTGCGAGGTTTAACAGCTTTTCAAGCCACCCTCAAGTTCAGACAACAAGTCTGGGCAACAGTGGTGCTGCAAGAGGCTCCTGCTGCGATTCAAGCCGCAGGGGTAGAAGCTCTGCTCGTCGATCATGTGATTGTTGCTGGAGGAGCGATCGCCGAACGATTATCTCTGCCCTTCGTGTCCCTTTGTAGTGCGCTCTTGATGCAACCGGATAATAGTGTGCCTCCGTTCTTTGCAGGTTGGCCTTATGACCCAGCACCTTGGGCGCGACTGCGGAACCGCTTTGGTCATGCTCTGTTGGTGCAGTATTGGCGCATGGTGCATCAACCTGTGAATGAGTACCGCCAAATGTGGCGACTACCGCTATACAACAACCCCAGCGATGCTTTATCACCCTTGGCTCAAATCAGCCATCAGCCTGCCGAGTTTGAGTATCCTCGTCAATCTCTTGCTCCTTACTTCCATTTTACTGGGCCGTTTCACAGCACTGTCAGCCGAGAAACTGTCTCCTTTCCGTTTGAGCAGCTAACGGGTCAACCTTTGATCTATGCTTCAATGGGAACGCTCCGCAACCGTTCGCACCGAGTGTTTGAGCAGATCGCTGCTGCCTGCGCTGGATTAGATGCCCAACTCGTGATCGCCTTAGGAAAAGGTCTTTCTCCAGAAGCGCTTACTGATCTGCCTGGTGAACCAATTGTCGTGGGTTATGCTCCTCAGCTAGAACTTTTGCAACGCGCCACCTTAGCCATCACCCATGCAGGCTTGAATACTGCCCTGGAAGCTTTGCAAGCAGGGGTGCCAATGGTGGCGCTCCCCGTCACAGATGATCAGCCAGGCGTTGCGGCCCGGATCAAATGGACAGGCGCTGGAGAAGTAGTGCCCAAATCTCACTTAACCACAGCCCGTTTAAGAGCTGCCGTCCAACGAGTTTTGACTCATGAAAGTTATAAACAAAATGCAGTCAGGTTGCAGCAAGCGATCGCGCAAGCGGGTGGTGTGACACGGGCTGCCGATATTGTAGAACGGGCGATCGCAACTGGCAAACCTGTTCTGGCTCAGGAATTCTCTCAACCTAAAACTGAATTATGCGTCCCATCATTCAACTCTTTGCCAAGTTGTTGA
- a CDS encoding GH3 auxin-responsive promoter family protein, with product MRPIIQLFAKLLSLEARRFHQALKDPQAAQAKVQREIFQRLVASEYGRSLGMRSLEDWQKIPIVNYGDLESWIERQKQSKTALLTSEPILFYEKTSGSRGPAKWIPYTRSLRRSFSQMFCIWAHDLISNGPKFSTGQVYFCVSPQLTQPTQTDTEVQVGLADDAEYLDGWLQWLLRPFLVAPADLNHLRDPEAFKEQLCLALLQSETLEIVSVWSPSFLTVHLDYIQQHRHKLCEQLRDRLPAKRLALISDPSTTWTQIWPHLKLISCWDSINAADQAQVLRSHFPSVMVQGKGLLATEAPMTVPLIAAHGSVPLLNEVFFEFEDSTGKIYLLHELKPATEYSIILSQKGGLYRYRMGNRVRMTHTYLNTPCLEFLGRDQMTSDLVGEKLHAAFVAQALDRLDLGSTTFRTLVPVTQPQPHYVLLLDQADRQQEAIAQELDAALCESPHYEHARLLGQLAPVQVLVSPEVLKLMLQQKWQAGQKWGDIKHELLATKPIETLQFFDFSSGCFGRVG from the coding sequence ATGCGTCCCATCATTCAACTCTTTGCCAAGTTGTTGAGCCTAGAGGCTCGTAGATTTCATCAAGCTCTGAAAGATCCGCAAGCAGCCCAAGCAAAAGTGCAGAGGGAAATTTTTCAACGCTTAGTTGCTAGTGAATATGGCCGCTCTTTAGGTATGCGATCGCTAGAGGATTGGCAGAAAATCCCGATCGTGAACTACGGGGATTTGGAATCTTGGATCGAACGCCAAAAGCAGAGCAAAACAGCACTTTTGACTTCAGAACCTATCCTCTTTTATGAGAAAACATCAGGGAGTCGTGGACCTGCAAAATGGATTCCCTACACGCGATCGCTGCGCCGCTCCTTTAGTCAAATGTTCTGCATCTGGGCACATGACTTAATCAGCAATGGCCCTAAGTTTTCTACAGGACAAGTCTATTTCTGTGTCTCGCCACAACTCACTCAACCTACACAGACAGACACAGAAGTACAGGTTGGGCTAGCAGATGATGCTGAATATCTAGATGGTTGGTTGCAGTGGCTGTTACGACCTTTTTTAGTCGCTCCTGCGGACTTAAATCATCTCCGTGATCCGGAAGCATTTAAAGAACAGCTTTGCTTGGCACTATTGCAATCAGAAACGCTAGAGATTGTCTCAGTCTGGAGTCCTAGCTTTCTCACCGTGCATCTCGACTACATCCAGCAACATCGCCACAAGCTCTGTGAGCAATTGCGCGATCGCCTCCCTGCCAAACGCCTCGCCCTCATCTCAGATCCCTCAACCACCTGGACACAGATTTGGCCCCACCTAAAGCTGATTTCCTGTTGGGATAGTATCAATGCGGCAGACCAAGCTCAAGTGCTGCGATCGCACTTTCCTAGTGTGATGGTTCAGGGTAAAGGACTGCTGGCGACCGAAGCCCCGATGACAGTGCCACTGATTGCCGCTCACGGCTCTGTCCCTCTACTCAATGAAGTCTTCTTTGAGTTCGAGGACTCCACTGGCAAAATTTATCTCTTGCATGAGCTGAAGCCAGCCACAGAATATTCAATCATTCTGTCGCAAAAAGGTGGATTGTATCGGTATCGCATGGGCAATCGCGTCCGGATGACTCACACCTACCTGAATACACCTTGTTTGGAATTTTTAGGCCGGGATCAAATGACCAGCGATTTAGTCGGGGAAAAACTCCACGCCGCATTTGTGGCTCAAGCTCTCGATCGCCTCGATTTAGGATCAACAACTTTTAGAACCTTAGTCCCCGTCACTCAACCCCAACCTCACTATGTTCTGTTGCTAGATCAAGCAGATCGGCAGCAAGAGGCGATCGCCCAAGAACTAGACGCTGCCCTCTGCGAATCTCCTCACTATGAACATGCTCGGCTTTTGGGACAACTAGCCCCCGTTCAAGTTTTGGTATCGCCAGAAGTGCTTAAACTGATGCTGCAACAGAAATGGCAAGCGGGCCAAAAGTGGGGAGATATCAAACATGAACTTCTAGCAACAAAGCCCATCGAAACCTTACAATTTTTTGATTTTAGTTCCGGTTGTTTCGGTAGGGTGGGTTAA
- a CDS encoding DUF427 domain-containing protein has product MPKAVWNGAVLAESNNCEVVENNYYFPPDALNREFFKESSTHTTCPWKGVASYYNVEVEGQVNKDAAWYYPEAKQAAKNIEGYVAFWRGVKVEA; this is encoded by the coding sequence ATGCCAAAAGCAGTTTGGAACGGTGCAGTTCTCGCCGAAAGTAACAATTGCGAAGTGGTGGAGAATAATTACTACTTCCCCCCAGATGCCCTTAATCGCGAATTCTTTAAAGAAAGTTCAACTCATACCACTTGCCCTTGGAAGGGGGTCGCTAGCTACTACAACGTTGAGGTAGAGGGCCAAGTGAATAAAGACGCGGCTTGGTATTACCCAGAGGCGAAGCAGGCTGCCAAAAACATTGAGGGCTATGTTGCCTTCTGGCGAGGTGTCAAAGTCGAGGCATAA
- a CDS encoding long-chain fatty acid--CoA ligase: MNPPNAPSLHLTEPERANLKRLVDYQAVESLPAIWPIVAKKFGSIVALKDPHAKPEVSLTYAQVYQQMQHFAAGLQALGVEVGDRVGLISDNSPRWFVADQGIMTAGAANAVRSSQADREELLFILADSGSTALVVENQATLEKLRSGLDGLAVRTVVLLSDEEPPTDETLKILNFPQLLELGANHSLQPVQQNRETLATLIYTSGTTGKPKGAMLSHGNLLHQATILGAVVPPQPGNIVLSILPSWHAYERAFEYFVLAQGCTQIYTSIRYVKQDLKTYKPQYMVGVPRLWESIYEGVQKQFREQPASKQRLINSLLSTSQRYIAARRIVEGLSLENPHPSAIERLAAAAKATALAPVHALGDRLVYRQVREATGGKIEFLVSGGGSFAKHLDNFFEIIGVPVLQGYGLTETSPVTNVRRPWRNLKGASGQPVPGTEIRIVDPETRQPLPAGKRGLVLIRGRQVMQGYYNNPQATAKAIDPEGWFDSGDLGWVTDENDLVLTGRAKDTIVLTSGENIEPQPIEDACIRSPYIDQIMVVGQDQRSLGALIVPNLDALQQWATSQNLALDLPDQPASSGTAIALDDKRIQDLFRQELNREVQNRPGYRPDDRVGPFRLIVEPFSVENGMMTQTLKIRRPVVMERYQGMIDGMFA, from the coding sequence ATGAACCCTCCTAATGCACCTAGCCTCCATCTAACCGAGCCAGAGCGCGCTAACCTTAAGCGCTTAGTGGACTATCAAGCTGTTGAGTCTTTGCCAGCAATTTGGCCAATTGTGGCTAAGAAATTTGGCTCAATTGTGGCTTTGAAAGATCCCCATGCCAAACCGGAAGTATCGCTGACCTACGCACAGGTATATCAGCAAATGCAGCACTTTGCCGCAGGGTTGCAGGCACTAGGGGTGGAAGTGGGCGATCGCGTAGGCTTAATCTCCGACAACAGCCCCCGTTGGTTTGTGGCAGATCAAGGCATCATGACGGCTGGCGCAGCCAATGCTGTGCGTAGTTCTCAAGCCGATCGCGAAGAACTTTTGTTTATTCTGGCTGACAGTGGCAGCACCGCGTTGGTCGTCGAGAACCAAGCCACGCTAGAGAAACTCCGCTCTGGTCTGGATGGGTTGGCAGTCCGAACCGTGGTACTACTTTCCGACGAGGAGCCACCCACGGATGAAACACTCAAAATTCTTAACTTTCCTCAATTACTAGAGCTGGGTGCCAATCACTCGTTGCAACCTGTGCAGCAAAATCGGGAAACCCTAGCTACCCTAATTTATACATCCGGCACGACGGGTAAACCTAAAGGAGCCATGCTCAGTCATGGCAATTTGTTGCATCAAGCCACCATATTAGGGGCCGTGGTGCCGCCCCAACCCGGTAATATTGTGCTCAGCATTTTGCCTAGCTGGCACGCCTACGAGCGAGCTTTTGAGTACTTCGTTTTAGCTCAAGGTTGCACTCAGATCTACACCAGTATCCGTTACGTTAAGCAAGATCTGAAAACGTACAAGCCCCAATACATGGTGGGAGTACCTCGCCTGTGGGAGTCAATTTATGAAGGGGTGCAGAAGCAGTTTCGGGAGCAGCCAGCGAGTAAGCAACGGCTAATTAATTCTCTGCTGTCAACCAGTCAGCGCTATATTGCCGCCCGTCGCATTGTGGAGGGTTTGAGTCTAGAAAATCCCCATCCCTCTGCAATTGAACGATTAGCAGCCGCTGCAAAAGCTACCGCTCTGGCTCCGGTTCATGCCTTGGGCGATCGCTTAGTTTATCGGCAGGTTCGGGAGGCAACGGGCGGCAAAATTGAGTTTTTGGTCAGTGGAGGTGGATCGTTTGCCAAGCACCTCGACAACTTCTTTGAAATTATTGGAGTCCCCGTTTTACAGGGCTATGGCCTTACGGAAACTTCACCCGTCACGAATGTGCGTCGGCCTTGGCGCAACCTCAAAGGTGCTTCCGGTCAGCCCGTACCAGGGACAGAAATTCGCATTGTAGACCCGGAGACTCGCCAACCCCTACCCGCCGGGAAGAGAGGTCTGGTACTGATTCGAGGACGGCAGGTTATGCAGGGCTATTACAACAACCCGCAAGCGACCGCTAAAGCGATTGACCCAGAAGGGTGGTTTGATAGCGGTGACTTGGGCTGGGTGACAGATGAGAATGATTTGGTGCTGACTGGGCGAGCCAAAGATACGATTGTCTTGACCAGTGGCGAAAACATTGAGCCACAACCGATTGAGGATGCTTGTATTCGCAGTCCTTACATTGACCAAATTATGGTGGTGGGACAAGACCAGCGATCGCTCGGTGCTCTGATCGTACCCAACTTAGACGCTCTCCAACAGTGGGCTACCAGCCAAAACTTAGCCCTTGATTTGCCTGATCAACCTGCTAGCTCAGGCACCGCGATCGCCCTAGACGACAAACGCATTCAAGATTTATTCCGCCAAGAATTAAACCGGGAAGTGCAGAATCGCCCAGGGTATCGCCCTGATGATCGGGTGGGGCCATTCCGCCTGATCGTGGAACCCTTCTCGGTCGAGAATGGCATGATGACCCAAACCTTGAAGATTCGGCGACCCGTTGTGATGGAGCGCTATCAAGGTATGATCGACGGGATGTTTGCCTGA
- a CDS encoding YlqD family protein — MDVSNSQLLLKRAITVKAIVTPRWKEEAQQQLQAQINQLDSQLQQLEMQGQRMIAEIQKQSLQPPGPQTVQQIDNIQIQVNQKKSELLEQKNQVLQQLQQVQMLELSQEVSQGQIESFFRIEPGDNLVEKMQVEILLRDGIVEEIRGDV; from the coding sequence ATGGACGTCTCCAACTCACAGTTACTCCTGAAACGAGCCATTACAGTTAAAGCGATCGTCACTCCCCGGTGGAAGGAGGAAGCTCAGCAGCAACTCCAGGCGCAAATTAATCAACTTGATAGCCAACTGCAACAGTTGGAAATGCAAGGGCAGCGGATGATTGCTGAAATTCAAAAGCAAAGTCTGCAACCCCCTGGGCCTCAAACGGTGCAGCAGATTGACAATATTCAAATCCAGGTCAATCAAAAGAAAAGTGAGCTGCTAGAGCAGAAAAACCAAGTGCTACAGCAGTTGCAGCAAGTCCAAATGCTGGAACTCAGCCAGGAAGTGAGCCAAGGCCAAATCGAAAGCTTTTTCCGGATCGAGCCTGGTGACAACTTGGTTGAAAAGATGCAAGTTGAGATTTTATTGCGCGATGGCATTGTCGAAGAAATTCGAGGTGATGTCTAG